From a single Anabas testudineus chromosome 5, fAnaTes1.2, whole genome shotgun sequence genomic region:
- the LOC113153937 gene encoding paxillin-like, with protein sequence MDDLDALLADLESTTSHISKRPLFLSDETPYSFPVDGQTQHDICSPSQIPPTHSEQTQNGLDETEAFSPSQRSPWSRDSGSPTQHTGEEDHVYSFPNKQKSSESSAVAMNSSLGNNLSELDRLLLELNAVQQSTPAFPTEEEAAPPLPASSIIHHIQENGVSTAGKAAPPVHVKPKRNAAARGIEDVRPSVESLLSELESSVPTPIPTPLVVTDEQTHGQEETPAQQQSRMSASSATRELDELMASLSDFKVQSNIQSQGKTSPTAAPKQANKLDNMLGNLQSDLNRLGVQTVAKGVCGACKKPIVGQVVTAMGKTWHPEHFVCTHCQEEIGSRNFFEREGLPYCEKDYHSLFSPRCHYCNGPILDKVVTALDKTWHPEHFFCAQCGAFFGPEGFHEKNGKAFCRKDYFDMFAPKCGGCARAILENYISALNSLWHPECFVCRECFTPFINGSFFDHEGQPYCEAHYHERRGSLCCGCQKPITGRCITAMGKKFHPEHFVCAFCLKQLNKGTFKEQNDKPYCHGCFVKLFS encoded by the exons ATGGATGATTTAG ATGCTTTGTTGGCGGACCTTGAGTCCACAACATCCCACATTTCCAAGCgccctctcttcctgtctgacGAGACTCCATACTCCTTCCCTGTTGACGGTCAGACCCAGCACGACATCTGCTCTCCTTCCCAAATCCCACCCACGCATTCTGAGCAAACTCAGAACGGACTAGATGAAACAGAG GCCTTTAGCCCTTCTCAGAGAAGTCCCTGGTCAAGAGACAGTGGCAGTCCAACCCAACACACTGGTGAAGAGGATCACGTATACAG CTTTCCTAATAAGCAGAAGAGTAGTGAGTCATCAGCTGTTGCCATGAACTCATCTTTGGGCAACAACCTGTCTGAGCTGGATCGCCTGCTGCTGGAGCTAAATGCTGTCCAGCAAAGCACTCCTGCGTTCCCCACAGAAG AAGAGGCAGCTCCTCCACTGCCTGCCAGCAGCATCATCCACCACATCCAGGAGAATGGAGTCTCTACAGCAGGCAAGGCTGCCCCACCTGTGCACGTGAAGCCCAAACGCAATGCAGCAGCTCGAGGAATCGAAGATGTACGACCGAGTGTAGAGAGCCTTCTAAGTGAACTGGAAAGTTCTGTGCCCACACCTAT TCCCACGCCTTTGGTGGTGACAGATGAACAAACACATGGACAAGAGGAAACACCAGCACAGCAGCAGTCCAGAATGTCTGCCTCCTCTGCCACACGGGAACTAGATGAACTAATGGCCTCTCTGTCTGACTTCAAAGTCCAAAGCAAT ATCCAGTCCCAGGGAAAGACTTCTCCAACGGCTGCCCCCAAACAAGCCAACAAGCTGGACAACATGCTGGGAAACCTGCAGTCAGACCTTAATAGACTGGGAGTCCAGACTGTGGCTAAGGGGGTCTGTGGAGCCTGCAAGAAACCAATTGTTGGACAG GTGGTGACTGCCATGGGCAAAACTTGGCACCCCGAGCATTTTGTATGCACCCACTGCCAGGAGGAGATAGGCTCCAGGAACTTCTTTGAGCGCGAGGGGCTGCCTTACTGTGAGAAAGACTACCACAGCCTGTTCTCACCACGATGCCACTACTGTAATGGACCCATACTGGAT AAAGTAGTGACGGCTTTGGACAAGACCTGGCATCCAGAGCACTTCTTCTGTGCCCAGTGTGGAGCCTTTTTTGGACCTGAAG GTTTCCATGAGAAGAATGGAAAGGCATTCTGCAGGAAGGACTACTTTGACATGTTTGCCCCCAAATGTGGTGGATGTGCCCGTGCTATCTTGGAGAACTACATCTCTGCTCTTAATTCTCTCTGGCACCCTGAATGCTTTGTTTGCAGG GAGTGCTTCACGCCATTCATAAATGGCAGCTTCTTTGACCACGAGGGCCAGCCGTACTGCGAGGCACACTATCACGAGCGGCGAGGCTCCCTATGCTGTGGCTGCCAGAAACCCATCACCGGCCGCTGCATCACAGCCATGGGCAAGAAGTTCCACCCAGAGCATTTTGTGTGCGCTTTCTGCCTAAAGCAGCTCAACAAAGGCACCTTCAAAGAGCAAAATGACAAGCCCTACTGCCACGGCTGTTTTGTCAAACTCTTCAGTTAG
- the myl2a gene encoding myosin regulatory light chain 2, ventricular/cardiac muscle isoform, with translation MAPKKAKKRTAEGANSNVFSMFEQAQIQEFKEAFTIMDQNRDGFIDKNDLRDTFAALGRLNVKQEEIDEMLKEAPGPINFTVFLTMFGEKLKGADPEETILNAFKVFDPEGKGVLRKDYVTQMLTTQADRFTPEEMEQMFAAFPPDVAGNLDYKNLVHIITHGEEKDQE, from the exons ATG GCCCCCAAGAAAGCCAAGAAGAGGACGGCAGAGGGAGCCAACTCCAATGTATTTTCCATGTTCGAGCAGGCCCAGATCCAGGAATTCAAAGAG GCCTTCACTATCATGGACCAGAACAGAGACGGTTTCATCGACAAGAATGATCTGAGAGACACTTTTGCTGCTCTAG GACGTCTCAACGTGAAGCAGGAGGAGATCGATGAGATGCTCAAAGAGGCTCCCGGCCCAATCAACTTCACCGTCTTCCTCACCATGTTCGGAGAGAAGCTGAAAG GTGCTGATCCAGAGGAGACCATCCTCAACGCGTTTAAAGTCTTTGACCCCGAGGGGAAAGGTGTGCTGAGGAAGGACTA cGTGACACAGATGCTAACAACACAAGCCGACCGATTCACTCCTGAAGAG ATGGAGCAGATGTTCGCTGCCTTCCCCCCAGATGTGGCAGGAAACCTGGACTATAAGAACCTGGTTCACATCATTACCCACGGAGAGGAAAAGGATCAGGAGTGA
- the LOC113153938 gene encoding serine/arginine repetitive matrix protein 1-like, whose translation MSGTKVSTSKAPGLVVVSKSPNLVTVSKNQSPILRTKSPSPPDLKSSGLTPEPISHISEATDKMAVPKAASPVTVPRLSSQVPKSPMTDPNISYNCSVPIPRGPNPETVPKSASPVSMPRLSSPLTLPSITSSPIVPKSYSPERSFPVIPPTLSSPVTVPKSPTPVARKTYTVPGTSSPRASPVSRAAALTKRLSPPPTEKGEVLDLTWPCREPLLDDALDKLLAPDSTQPADNQPPAPATYVDEDRFWEEEDGLYPDLSREGTLTPMTESSWIDECLTPSSCPGTPDATLDLPMQQPSAVERLSASGQLKSVIRRTKETSNVHPMYREGLIRRKMGPIIVNKSNSQDRLIEELQGKLGIGRVERRRKQQPDDWLTEGVIVMSNPQRIREEGAQPSVDKIIIPPESPAPQRKILPPPQSPPAPKKLPPVKQTPLPLPLPPPPPTPPPLREPTPPPKEPTPPPPPTPPPPREPTPPPKEPTPPPPPTPPPPREPTPPPKEPTPPPREPTPPLYPTLSIT comes from the exons ATGTCAGGCACTAAAGTCTCTACTAGTAAAGCCCCAGGACTAGTGGTTGTTTCCAAGAGCCCTAATCTTGTTACTGTGTCTAAAAACCAAAGTCCCATTCTTAGAACCAAGAGTCCTAGTCCACCTGATCTCAAAAGCTCCGGTCTTACCCCAGAACCAATTAGTCACATTTCAGAAGCAACTGATAAGATGGCAGTACCTAAGGCTGCTAGTCCAGTCACAGTTCCAAGGCTCTCAAGTCAGGTACCAAAAAGTCCCATGACAGACCCAAATATCTCATATAATTGCTCAGTACCCATCCCTAGGGGACCTAATCCAGAAACTGTTCCCAAGAGTGCAAGTCCAGTGTCAATGCCAAGACTTTCAAGTCCTTTGACACTCCCTAGCATCACTAGTTCACCAATTGTACCCAAAAGTTATAGTCCTGAGAGGTCTTTCCCAGTAATACCCCCAACGCTTTCCAGTCCAGTAACAGTTCCTAAGAGTCCTACTCCAGTCGCtagaaaaacatacacagttCCAGGAACCAGCAGTCCCAGAGCTTCACCAGTTTCCCGTGCTGCTGCACTGACAAAACGCCTGTCTCCCCCACCCACAGAAAAAGGTGAAGTACTGGATTTAACATGGCCATGCCGTGAACCTTTATTGGATGATGCTTTAGATAAACTCTTAGCTCCTGACTCTACTCAGCCAGCTGACAACCAGCCCCCTGCTCCTGCTACATATGTAGACGAAGACCGATTTtgggaggaggaagatggaCTTTACCCTGATCTCAGCCGAGAGGGAACCCTGACACCCATGACTGAGTCCAGCTGGATTGATGAATGTTTAACCCCCTCCAGCTGCCCTGGAACACCAGATGCAACGCTGGACCTGCCCATGCAGCAGCCCTCTGCCGTAGAGCGGCTCTCGGCTTCTGGCCAA CTCAAGTCAGTTATTCGCCGCACGAAAGAGACCTCCAATGTGCATCCGATGTACAGGGAGGGGCTTATACGACGTAAAATGGGACCGATCATTGTCAATAAGAGCAACTCACAAGACCGACTCATTGAAGAGCTGCAGGGGAAACTGGGGATTGGGCGAGTGGAGCGTCGGCGTAAACAACAGCCAGATGATTGGCTGACGGAGGGAGTCATCGTCATGTCCAACCCACAGCGAATACGGGAAGAAGGTGCACAGCCATCTGTGGATAAG ATTATCATCCCTCCTGAATCACCTGCCCCTCAGAGAAAAATCCTGCCCCCTCCACAATCTCCCCCAGCACCCAAAAAGCTTCCCCCAGTAAAGCAAactcctctgcctctgcctctacctcctccccctccaacccctcctcctcttcgaGAACCTACACCTCCACCAAAGGAGCCtactcctcctccccctccaacccctcctcctcctcgagAACCTACACCTCCACCAAAGGAGCCtactcctcctccccctccaacCCCTCCTCCTCCGCGAGAACCTACCCCTCCACCAAAGGAGCCTACTCCTCCTCCCAGGGAACCCACTCCACCCCTCTATCCAACCCTCTCCATCACCTAG